GGCGGAGCGCGAGGCCCGGCAGCGCCCGGTGATGCTCTTCGAGAACGTCAAGGGCTCGCGCTTCCCGGTGCTCACCAACCTGCACGCCAGCCGCTCGCGCCTGGCCACCGCCATGGGCTGTGCCCCGGAGGAGATGCTCGAGACCTATCTCCGCGCCATGGAGAAGCCGATCCCGCCGCGCGTGGTGCCGACGGGTCCGGTGAAGGAGGTCGTCCTCACCGGAGCCCAGGTGAACCTGTACGACCTGCCGCAGATCGTCCACCATCAGGGCGACGCGGGGCCATACCTCACGGCGGCCATCTCCTTCGCCCGGGACCCCTCCGCGGAGACGTGGAACTGCGCCTACAACCGCCTGATGGTGAAGGGGCGCGACACCACCTCCATCCACCTCACCGCGGGCAAGCACCTCTGGGAGTTCTACCGGATCGCCGAGTCGCTCGGGAAGCCCCTGCCCGTGGCCTTTGCCGTCGGCGTGCATCCGGCCGTCGCCCTGGGGGCACTGGCGATCGGCTCCATCGACGAGGACGAGCGGGCCATCATGGGGGCGCTGCTCGGGGAGCCGCTGGAGCTGGTCCGCTGCGAGACCTCGGACGTGCTCGTGCCGGCGCATGCCGAGCTGGTGATCGAGGCCGAGATCCTCCCGGCCGAGCGCATCCCGGAGGGACCCTTCGGCGAGTTCACCGGCTACAGCCTGGGAGAGCGGCAGCGCGAGGTCGTCCGCGTTCGGGCCATCACCCACCGGCAGGGCGCCCTCTTCCAGGACATCACCGTGGCGCATCTCGACCACATGCTGCTCTCGACCATCCCCATGGAGGCCAACCTCTACCGCGCGGTGCGCGCCATGGTCCCCTCGGTCCGGGCCGTGCGGGTGCCGGGGCCCTTCACCTGCTACGTCTCCCTCGAGCAGCGGCTGCCCGGCCAGGCCAAGAACGCCATCCTCTCGGTCCTCGGCGCCGACCTCTACATGAAGCGGGTCGTCGTGGTGGATCAGGACGTGGACGTGTTCGACGACCGGCAGGTGACCTGGGCCATCGCCACGCGCTGCCAGCCTGACCGCGACATCGCCATCATCACCGGCGCGCGGGGCTCGGATCTCGACCCCTCGACGCGGGAGGACGGCTACACCGCGAAGTGGGGCGTGGACGCCACGGCGAAGCCATCGCTGGCGTCGTACACGCCGCGCCACCGCGTGCCGCCCGAGGTGTGGAAGCGGCTCAACCTGAAGGACTACCTGCCCTGATGGTCCTCGCGGAATCCCGCGAGGCCCGGGCCGTGAGCGAGAACTTCGCGGAGCTGCTGGACAGGAGCTCCTGCGCGGCGCCCGGCGCGCCCGCTCTCGTGTGGGAGGGCGGCGCGCTCACGCGGGCCGAGCTCGCGCTGCGGGCGGGCGGCGTGGCGCGGGTGCTGCGCGAGCGCGGCGTCCGCGCCGGCGACCGCGTGGCGCTGTCGCTTCCCAACGGCTGGCCCTTCGCCGCGACGCTCTGGGGGGCGCTGAAGCTCGGCGCGACGGTCACCCCGCTGAATCCGCGACTCACCGGCGAGGAGCGGGGGAGGATCCTCGGCGATCTCCGGCCGGTGACCGTGATCGAGAACGTCGTGGACGCGCGGGCGCCGTGGCCGAGCGCCGAGGCGAGCGCTCCGGCGCTCATCCTCTACACCTCCGGCAGCACGGGCGAACCCAAGGGGGTCGTCCTCTCGCACGCGGCGCTGACCTTCGCCAACCGCTCCTGGGTGGGTCCTGTCATGGGCCTCACCGCCGCGGACGTGGTCCTCGCGGCGCTGCCGCTGTCGCACTCCTTCGGCCTCAACGGCGCGCTCCTCGCCCCGCTCCTGGCCGGAGCCTCGGTGGTGCTCCTCGGCCGCTTCTCGCCGGAAGGAGCGCTCGCCGCCATCGCGCGCCATCGCGTGAGCGTGGTCCCCGCGGTGGCAGGCATGTTCAGGCGGATGCTCGACGCGAGGACCTTCGACGCCGCCGACCTCGGAAGCCTCCGCGCCGCCGTGTCAGGAGCGGCCCCGTGCCCCTGGGAGCTGGCGCGGGAGTGGCGCGCGCGCACCGGCGTCAGGATCATCCGCGGCTACGGGTCGACGGAGCTGTTCCGTCCCCTCTCCCACCTCGTCGGCGATCCCCGCGAGGAGCCAGAGGCCGTGGGGCGCCCCGTGCCCGGCGTCGAGATCGCCGTGATGGACGAGGCGGGAGCCCCCGTGGCGGCGGGGGAGGTGGGAGAGCTCTGGATCCGGACGCCAGCCGCCATGGAAGGCTATCTCCACCGGCCGGACGAGACGCGTGAGGTCCTCGTGGAGGGCTGGTTCAGGACCGGCGACCTCGTCATCCGGTCGCCGGAGGGCTACGTCAGCGTCGTGGGGCGCAAGCGGGAGCTGATCCTGCGGGGCGGCTACTCCGTCGTGCCGGGCGAGATCGAGGCGGTGCTCCTCGCCCACCCGGCCGTGGCCGAGGCCGCCGCCGTCGGCAGGCCGCATCCCGAGCTGGGCGAGGAGGTGGCGGCCTTCGTCACGCTGCGCCCGGGGGCGGCGAGCAGTCCCGAGGAGCTGATCGCCCACTGCCAGGCACGGCTGGCAGGCTTCAAGTGCCCGCGCCAGGTGCGGATCGTCGCGGAGCTCCCGAAGGGCGCCACGGGCAAGGTCCTCAAGAGCCGGCTCAGCTGAAGATGCTCTCGGGCAGGAAGGCCGAGACGATCCAGTGGGGTGCGTCCACGATCTCGCTGATCCTGAGATCCACGGCCACGCTCGAGAGGACGTAGGCCTCCTCGCGCGAGAGCCCGCGCTCCTCCACCAGGTGGTCGATCATGTAGCGCGTCGCCTGCTGGGCTGCGGCGAAGAGGTCGGGGCCCTGCGCCGTCGTCGCGAACCAGGGGCCGCGATGCGTCCCCGGGCCGAGCGCGCCCCGGATGCGCAGCCTCGGCTCCGGCAGCCGCCGGCCCTCGTCGAGGCCGAAGCGGAGCGTGACCTGTGCCGTCATCTCCACCGCCGTCACGCACACCTCGCCGTCGCCCTGGGCGGCATGGGCATCCCCCACGCTGAAGAGCGCGCCCTCCACCCAGACCGGGAGGTACAGCGTCGAGCTGGCGGTGAGCTGCTTCACGTCCATGTTGCCGCCGTTCTTCCGGGGCGGCAGGGTGCTGTGGCTTCCCGGCTCGTCGAGGGCCACGCCCATGACGCCGGGGAAGGCCTCGATGGGCACGGCGATCCCGCGCCCCATGCGCGCGTGGCGGCCGTCGGAGAGATCCCAGATCTGCAGGTATGGCGTCGGGAACTCCGCCTCGGGGAGGAGGCCGCGGCCGGGACGGACCGCCGTCCAGCCGAAGGCGGCCGCGGGCTTGACCTCCAGCACCTCCACGGCGAGGACGTCTCCCGGCTCGGCCCCGCGAACCCTGACGGGGCCCGTGAGCGGGTGGCCGCGGAAGGGCCCACGGGCCAGCACGTCGGCATGGGAGGACGAGGGCGCGTAGTAGCCGCCGGAGGCATCGCGGGTGTCGAAGACCACCGTGTCCCCGGGATCGATGACGAGCCGGGGGGCCAGCGCGTTGTTCCACTCGTAGTGGACGAGGCCGGCGTCGAGCCGATGCGTGCGCGTCACGGCTCGAGCCCCCACGTGAACACCCGCGCCGGAGTCACCTCGACGATGACCGAGTCGGACTCCTCGAGCGCGGCCTCGCCGGGGTACTGCGGGTACTTCGCGTAGAGGAGACGCCGGATCCGCCTGAAGGCGGGACCCCGCTCGATGAGCCGCGGCCGGCCCTGGACCATCACACCCTTGAGCCCGGACCATTGTTCCGTGTACAGATCCACGGTGAGGGCGATCCGGGGATTGGCTCTCAGGTTGAGCACCTTCCGGCCGCCGGGGCCCGAGGCGAAGTAGATCTTCCCGTCGGTGACCACGTGACAGACCGGCACCACGTGCGGCATGCCGCCGGGACCCGCCGTCGCCACCCGGCAGACCCGCTCCCAGCGGAGCAACGCTTCCACGCGCTTCGTGAGCCTCACAGGGACCACTTATGCCGCAGCGCGGGGGCCTGCGCAAGACACCCTTCCCGCGGGGCGATGCAGCGGCCGAAGCGGCACCCGATGCCTCACGCCGCGCATCCTGGGGGTAGAATACGGCGCGGGCACCGGGACATGGCCTTCTCCAACGACTGCTGGCGCGCCATCGAGGACGTCTACGGAGCGATCCTCCGCCACCCTTTCCTCGCCGGGCTCACCGACGGCTCGCTGCCGCGCGAGAGCTTCCGCTTCTACGTCGTCCAGGACGCCCTCTATCTGCGGGACTTCGCCCGGGCGCTCTCGCTGGCCGCCGCGCGCGCACCGCGCGAGGACTGGATCATCATGCTCGACGAGCACGCGGCCGGCGCGCTCAGGGTGGAGCGCGCGCTGCACGAGGGCTTCTTCCGCGACTTCGGCCTGAGCCCGGAGGCCGTGGCCGCCACCCCCCTGGCCCCGACCAACCTCGCCTACACGAGCTACCTGCTGGCCGTGGCCCACGGCGGCCCCTTCCACGAGGCGCTGGCGGCGCTGCTGCCCTGCTACTGGATCTACTGGGAGGTGGGGCGGACGCTCGAGCGGCGCGGCTCCCCGGACCCGCTCTACACCCGGTGGATCGCGACCTATGCCTCCGAGGAGTTCGGCGCTGTCGTCCGCGCGGTGCTGGAGGCGGCCGACATCACCGCCGCGCAGCGCGCCCCGGCCGAGCGAGAGACCATGCGCCGCCACTTCGTCGCCACCAGCCGCTACGAGTGGATGTTCTGGGACATGGGCTACCGGCGCGAGTCGTGGCCGGTCTGAGGAATCCCGAATGATCCTTCGCGAGGACACCAACGACATCGCCGGGCTCACGTTCGCTCACGGCAAGGTCCATGCCCTCGGCGCTCTCCCTCCGGCCACCTTCCGCCTCACCAAGGCGCAGATCCGCCAGCCCGCGCGCGAGCGCTGGGAGTCGAGCCGCGCCCGGATCGACGCCCAGGTGGCCGAGATCTGGGCGGAGGCGCCGGCCCGCGAGGCGATCCGGGGCTACGTGGAGCGCACGCTCGGCAAGAGGAACTGACCCGTGCGAGAGCCTGTCCGCTACTTCGAGGACTTCCAGCCGGGCGAGGTGATCGAGCTCGGCAGCCGCACCATCACGAAAGAGAGCATCGTCGCCTTCGCCCGCGAGTTCGACCCGCAGGTCTTCCACGTGGACGAGGAGGCGGCGAGGCACACCATCTACGGCGGGCTCCTGGCCAGCGGCTGGCACACGGGCTCCATCCTGATGCGGCTCCTCTACGACGGGCTCCTCTCACACACCGCGGGCCTCGGCTCTCCCGGCTTCGACGAGCTGCGGTGGGTCAAGCCCGTGCGCCCCGGCGACACGCTCTCGGGACGCATGACGGTGCTCGAGCGCAGTCCTTCCCGGAGCAAGCCGGACCGGGGCTTGGTCCGCTCGCTGATGGAGCTGCGGAACCAGCACGGCGAGGTGGTGCTCACCATCAAGGGGCTGAGCCTGCTCGGCCGCCGGCCCGCCTGAGCGCGGGGCCGGACGCAGGTGCGCGTTGACCGGCCGCCGACTCCTGTTGTAGATTCTGTCGCATGACAAAGAGGAAGAAGACGGCGAAGGCGGCGAAGAAGACCACCAAGAAGGCGGCGGCCAAGACGCCTGCGGCGAAGAAGGCACCGGCCGCGAAGAAGGCGCCGACGGCCAGCGCGAAGCCTGCGGCAGGGCCGGCCCGGTCGGCGGGATCCTCGGACGGCGGCCCGGCCCAGGGGGCAACCTATGCGCCCCAGCCGATCCAGGGCACGGGCTGGGCGCCTTTCAGGTACCCGCCCCAGTAGGCGGCCGCCGCGCTCCCCCGCCGCCGCGGCGGCGGGGGAGCGCGCGAGCCAGCAGCCCCCCAATGGCCTGACGCAGGTGTCCCCGCCCCTCGGGGCCCTGGCAGACCACCACCCCCGACACGGCCAGCACTCCTCCCAGGAGCTGAAGCGGCGCCAGCCGCTCGCCCAGGATCAGCCAGGACAGGAGCACCCCTGAGAGCGGGACGAGATTGGTGAACACCGCCGTCCGCCCCGCCCCGACCCGCCTGAGCCCGACATTCCACCACAGGAAGGCGAGCACCGTGGCGCCCACCGCGAGGTAGCCGAGGCCGCCCCAGGCCTGGGCGCCCGCGGCGGCCAGCCCGGGCCAGGGTTGCTCCAGCAGGGCCACCGGGATCAGGAGCGCCGTGCCGATCAGGATGCCGTAGGTGAGGGTGGCGGCATTGGAGAGCCGCTCCATCGTCACCTTCGAGACGTACGAGTAGATCCCCCAGCACGACCCGCCAAGGAAGAACAGGATGTCGCCCAGCAGGGTGGCCCTCCCCACGCCGACGGCCAGGCGTCCCGGCTGCACCAGGAGCGCGACGCCCGCCACGCAGAGCAGCATCCCGACCACGAAGCCAGAAGGAAGGCGGTCGCCGCCCACCCGTGCCGCCACGAGGTTCGTCGACAGCGCGCTGGCGGTGGACGGGATCAGCGCGCCATGCGCCGCGGGGGCGAACCGCAGGGCCGAGAAGAAGAAGGCGTGGTTGAGAAAGGTCCCGAGGAGGCCCACCCAGAGGAGCAGAACGAGATCGCGCCGGGCGAGGGAGCGTGGGTCGGGGAGCTGCCGCCGGAAGATCGCGACGAGCAGCACCCCGGCGAGCCCATAGCGCAGAACGCCCGCGGTGAACGGCGCGATGTCGCGGACGACGAGCTTGCCCGCCACCGCCGTGGCGCCCCAGAGAAGTGCCGTGAGCAGGATCAGGGCGTAGACGCGCGCGAGGGGCTCTCTGGATCTCATGGGGCGGGCGCCCGGAGGCACCCCATCGAGTGTGCCACGGCTCTGCGCCGATCTGATAGGCCCGCGCGCGCGACAAGGCTGCGCTCGGGCGGGGCGCGGTCCGCTTGTGGGCTGACGCGGGACCTTCCGCACCCTCGGCATCGCCGTCGCCGTGTGGGTGATCCCCGCGGCGCGCGTCCTGGTCCGCGACGCCCCCGCGCCCCCGCGGCCAGCCCCAGCCGCTCAGCCCCAGGGCGCGGGGACCGGACGAGGCGGACGCTCAGCCCTCGTCGGGAGCCTCCTTCCGCCCCACCACCCGCACGTCGATCGCGACTGCACCCTGGCCGTCCTCGAGGGCGATCAGCGGATTGATGTCGAGCTCCTCGATCAGGTCACCGGCGGCGAGGGCGAGGTCGGAGAGGCGCAGCGCGGTCTCGACGACGGCCTCCCGATCGCGGCGACACTGACCGCGGACGCCGTCGAGGACGCGCGCAGCCGCAATCTCGCCGATCATCGTCTCCGCCTCGCGGCGCGACAGCGGCGGCAGACGGTGCGCGACGTCGCGCACCACCTCCACCAGCGTCCCGCCCAGCCCGAAGGTCAGCACGCCACCGAACTGAGGATCCCTCGCGATCCCGAGGAGGAGCTCGGTTCCGCCGGTGATCATCTGCTGGACGAGGAGGCCCTCGACCATGCCGGGGTGGAGCCGCCGCTTGGCGACGTCGAGCAGGTCCGTGGCAGCCTCGCGCACGGCCGCCGCGCCCGCGAGCCCGATCCGCACCGCGCCGGCATCGCTCTTGTGGCTGAGGGCCGGCGAGAGCAGTTTGACCGCGACCGGGAACCCGATCTCCTCCGCCGTCGCGACCGCCCCGTCCGGGTCGTCTGTGATCGCCTCGCGAGGTCCAGGTATGCCGGCGTGGAGCAGCACCGCGCGGGCCTCCCGGTACGTCAGGAGATCGCCGCGTGCGAGCGCGCTCCGGACCAGAGGCGAGAGCGGCGGCACCGGGCGAGTATCCTCGACCGGCGGCGCGGGACGCCCGGCCTGGACGAGGATCTTCAGACCGGCAGCCATCGCCGGCAGCGTGGTGTAAAGCGGTAACCCCGCCGCGCGGATCACCTCGCGCCCGCCGTCGACCATCGAGCCCCCGAGCCAGCCGATCGCCAGCGGCTTCCGCGACCCGGGCGCAAAGGCGACGACATCCTCGGCCAGACGCCGCGCGACCGCCGGAGGCAACATCGAGAGCACGAGGGCGATCGCGTCGATGGAAGCGTCGTTCGCGACCGTCGCGAGCGCCGCGCGAAGCAAGTCTGGCGAGGCGAAGAGCTGCCCGGTCACGTCGACCGGGTTCTGGCAGGCCGCGAACGGCGGCAAGATCCCGGCGAGCACCGCCACGGTCTCGTCCGAGAGCAATGGGATGTCGAGACCCGCGCGCGCGAAGTGATCGGACGCCAGCACGGAGACGCCACCCGACCCGGTGATCACGGCCAGCCTGGCTCCGGGTAGCGACATCCCGCGGGAGAGGAGCCGGCAGGCGTCCACCATCTCTTCGATGTCGCCGACGGCGATGATGCCTGCCTGCCTGAACGCCGCGCGGTACACCGCGTGGGAGCCGGTGATCGCACCGGTGTGCGAGAGCGCCGCGCGCCGACCCGAACCCGTCTGCCCTGCCTTCAGGACGACGACCGGCTTGCCGAGGTCACGGGAGAGCCGCCCGATCTTGAAGACCTTGCGCCCGTCTCGAACCCCCTCGATGTATGCGGCCACCACGCGGGTCCGCTCGTCGAGGAGGAAGGCCTCGATGAAATCGAGGGCCTCGAGGCTCGCCTCGTTGCCGCTCGAGACGAAGAAGCTGAACCCAAGCCCCTCATCCTGCATGCGGTTGAACGTAGTGGTGCCCATCGCACCGCTCTGGCTGACGAAGGCGATCGAGCCGGCGAGCAGGTCACCCTCGAGATGAGCCGAGAAGCTCGCGGTGAGACGCTGCCAGACGTTGATGACGCCGACGGAGTTCGGCCCGCAGAGCAGGATGCCGCGGCACCGGGCGATCGAGGCGATCTCCGCCTGGAGGCGCGCGCCCTCCGCTCCGGTCTCCGCGAAGCCCGACGACAGGACCACGGCGGCGGGAATGCCGGCGTCCGCGCAACGATCGAGCTCGCGCGGCACCTGCGCCGCCGGCACGCAGACGACGGCGAGGTCCGGGACCTCCGGCAGACACCCTATGTCGCCGTACGCCGGGAGACCCTGCACCTCGGCCGCGGCGGCGTTGATCGGGTAGATCCGGCCGCCGAAGCCGTGGCGCAGCAGATATCGAAGCGGCCGCCCGCTGACCTTCTCGGGATTCGTCGATGCGCCGACGATCGCGACCGACCGAGCGTCGAGGAGTGGGCGCAGCCGCGTGGATCGTCCCGTCACTGAGCGATCCACACCTTCGTGTACGTCGTATCGTCGTAGAAGCTCGCCGGGTACTTGTGGTTCCGCACGCGGCGGTCCTTGTAGAACCAGCCCTGCGGCCAGCCGACGACAACCAGCGGCGGGGCCTCGAGCGTGAGGAGGTGGCGCTGCAGGTTCCAGTACGCCTTCTTTCGTTTCTCGGCGTCGACCTCGCGGAGGGCTTGGTCGATTAGCTCGGTGGCCTTCGGCTCGGACCACTTGCTGTAGTTGCGACCGCCCTGAGGCGAGAACAGCAGCGAGAAGACGTCGGCGGGGTTCGACGTCTCCGGCCCGTGGTCCTGCGTCGCGATGAGCTCGAACTCGCCCTTCGCGTAGTTGGCCCAGCCCACCGCGCTCTCGAGCGACTGGAGCTTCCCGCGCAGCCCGATCCGCCGGAGCTGCGCCAGCACGAGCTGAGCGCGATCGACGTAATCCCCGCTGACGCGCACCGAGGCGTTGAAGTCGACGCCGCTCGGATAGTGCTTGGCCACGAGCTTCGTGGCCTCCGCGATGTCGGCGTCCTTCGGCTGCCGGCACCCTGGAAGCCTCCTGACCTCGTCGAGCGGCAGCGCGTAGTCACCGACGAGGTCAGGGTTCAGGACCGCGCACGGCACGGCCGCGCCGTCGAGACCCTTCGCGACCAGCTCCTGGCGGTCAATCACCAGGTTCACTGCGCGGCGGATGTCGGGGTTGTCGAACGGCGCCTTGCTCAGGTTCATCTGCACGACCGCGATGATGTTGATCGACACCTGATTCAGCTCGGCTTCCTCGCCGCGCGCCTTCTTCACCTCGTCGGCCTGACTCTTTGTCATGAGCGGCCAGACGGGCGCCATCATCACGCGGCCGGTCTTCACCGCCGTGTTCTGCGCCGAAGCATCCTTGAGGATGAAGACCTTGACGCCGTCGAGGTACGGCAGCCCCGGGAGGAAGTAGTGCGGGTTGCGCTCGAGCTCGAAGAGGTTGCCGCGCACGTACTGCTTGAGCTTGAACGGGCCGGTCCCCACCAGCGCCTCCGGCCGCATCAGGTCGCCGTACTTGGCGAGGATGTGCCTGGCGGGAACGCGGCACCACGTCGAGGCCATCGACGACACGAACGTGGCCGCGGGGAACTTGAGCTGGAACTTCACGGTGGTCGGGCTGACGATCTCGACGGCATCGACGATCGGCTTTAGCGCGGCGCCGCAGCGGGGACTGCGAAACGTCGGCTTCAGGATCCGGTCGAACGCCACTTTCACGTCCTCGCCGCTGAAGGGCGTGCCGTCGTGCCACTTGACGTTCGGGCGGAGCCGGAACGTATACGTCTTAGCGTCGGGCGACACGGTCCAGCTCTCGGCGAGGTCGCCGACGATCTTCGCCGGGTCGTCCGGGTCATGCTGCAAGAGCCCGCTGAAGACGCCGGCCGTCGCCCACACGAGCTGGCCACCCGACTCCGTCTGGAAGTCAAGTCGTCCCGGATCGGCGTTGATGAACGTGGTCAGTATGCCGCCCTGTCTCGGCTTCTCCTGCGCCGAGACCTCAACAGCGAGGACGAGCGCGAGCAATACGACAACAACGATGAGCGACGACCTTTTCATAGCAGCCTCCCGTTCTCTGACCTCACACGATGCGTCCGCCCTCACGGCAGACGCTTCTCACGGTCCGTGTCGACGCTCACGCCGGGTGCGCGGGTCCGAGAGATCCCGGACGGTGTCCCCGAGCAGGTTCAGGCCCAGCACGGCCACGAAGATGGCGATGGCGGGGAAGATCAAGAGCCACGGCGCGCGGGCGGCATCGGCCATGCTCGCCGCCAGCATACCGCCCCACGACGGTTCGTCGAGAGGGATCCCGACGCCGAGGAAGCTCAACGACGCCTCGACCACCACCGCGTACCCCATGTTGATGGTGAAGAGCACGATGTAGATGCTGAGGCAGTTCGGAACGATGTGCCGGCAGACGATTCGCGCGCGGGAGCAGCCGATCCCTCGGGCTGCCTCTACGAAAGCCGTTTCCCTCATGGAGAGGACAATCGGGCGCACCGTGCGGATCGCGGTAGGAGCGAGCAGGGTTCCGAGCGCCAGGATCACGTTGTTCGTGGACTGCCCGACGGCCGCCATGATCGAGAGCGCCAGCACGATCGGCGGCAGGGCCATGAGCGTGTCGACGCAGCGTTGGGTGAGCGTGTCGACGAACCCGCCGATGTAGGCCGTAACGATGCCCCACAGCGTCCCGAGCGTGATCGACACGCCGACCGAGATCACGCCCACGTAGAGGGTGATCCGCGCGCCCCAGATAAGGCGGCTCAGGATGTCGCGCCCGAGCTTGTCTGTCCCCAGCAGCGCGCCGGAGCCCGGCGCGCGGTAGGACGCGAGCGCCGTGTCGTTCGGCGGGTACGGCGCGAGCTGAGGCGCGAAGATCGCGGTCGCGACCAGCCCAAGGACAATCACGCCGCTCGCGACCGCCATCGGCTCGCGGAGGACCGCCGGCGCCGCCGCCATCGTGCGGCGGACCGTCGTGTGCCCGCTCAGGAGCAGCGCCCGCACGCCTCCTGCCGAGGAACCGACGAGCACCGATGGCGACCGGGCGCTCACGTCAGGTGTAGCGGACTCGTGGGTCGAGCCGCGCGTAGAGCACATCCACGGTGAGCGTGATGGCCAGGAACGCCAGCGCCATGAAGGCGACCACGCCCTGAAGCAGCGGGTAGTCGCGGTACTGGACCGCCTGCATCAGGGTGGAGCCGAGGCCCGGCACCGAGAAGATCGTCTCGACGATGACGAGGCCGCCGAGCAGCCGGCCTCCCCACCAGCCGATGAACGTGATCACTGGCAGGATCGCGTTGGCGAACGCGTGGCGGTAGACGACGATGAGCTCGCCCAGGCCTTTGGCGCGCGCGGTGCGCACGAAGTCCTCGCCCAGCACCCCGAGAACCTGCGACCGCGTGAGGCGCGAGATCGGCGCGCCGATGTAGAACGCCTGCGCCAGCACCGGCCACACGAACTGCTTCAGGTTCTCGGTGGGGCTCGTCGAAAAGCTCACAAACTCGATGGGCGGCGACCAGCCGAACAGCCCCACCAGGAGGAAGAGCATCAGGACGCCGCTCAGGAAGATCGGCAGCGCGAGGCCGCACACGCTCACCAGCCGCGCGACGACGTCCGCCCAGCGGTTCTGGTGGGTCGCCGCCACGACGCCCGACGGGACCGCCCATACCACGGCCACCAGCAAGGTCAGCACCGCCAGCTCGAGCGAGCGCGGCACCCGCTCGGCGAGGATGTCGAACACCGGGCGGCGCTGCGTGTACGAGTACCCGAGGTCGCCGCGGACGGCGCCGCCGAGCCAGTCGACGTACTGCATCAGGATCGGCCGGTGGAGACCGAGCTCAGCCCGGAGCTGCTGGACTTGCTTCCGCTGGACCTCGCTTGCTTCCGTTCCTGCCTGGAAGACGAGGATCTCCGCGATGTCGCCCGGCACCACGCGCATCAGCACGAAGATCAGCAGCGAGGCGCCGAGCAGCGACGGCACGAAGAGCGACAGGCGCCGGAGGACGTACGTCAGCACGCCGCCTGCTTCGCCACGAGGTGGACGACCTCGCACTCGACGACCGCTTCGCCGCCCTGGTTCAGGCAGGTGCTCCGGTGGACGACGATGCCGCGGCCGCCGGTGCGGCTCTCACGCTTCTCCACGATCTCCATCATGACGTGAATGGTGTCCCCCGCCATCACCGGCCTCAGGAACTTCACGGCCCTGAACCCGACGAGGCGGGTGGCGGGCTCCCACTCGAACGCCTGCTCTTCGAGTCCGCCCATCATCATGAGGACCGTGCGCGCGGGGGCGATGAAGCCCGCGGCGCCGGTGGCCCGCGCGCTCTCCACATCGTTGAAGATCGGGACCGTCATCCCGGCGAGGCCGACGCAGAGCGTGATCGCCGTCTCGGTGATGGTCTTCCGCCGCGTCTCGAACCCATGGCCGACCTCCAGGTCGTCGTAGAACCTCACGGCCTACGCCTCGCCCCGGCTCCGGAGCCCCTGCGCGTACGACCAGCCCTCCGCCGCGGCGCGCCGGTTCACGGCGAGGAGCCGGCTCGGTGTTCGCGCCTCGATCGCGCGCTCGACGTGCTCGAGTGTGGCGACGCCGGTCAGCGCCGCCACAACGGCGACGCACGCCATGTTCGCCGCCTTGGCCGCCCCCGCGCGCTCCGCCATGGCCACCGCGGGGAGCGAGACCACGCGCCGCCCGGCCGCGTCGCGCTCGGGCACCCGCGCCGGATCGGCGAGCACGAGCGCGTCGTCCGCCGTGCGGCTCGCGAAGTGATTGAAGGACCGTTGGGTGAGCGCCACCAGCACGTGTGGCCGGACGCCCCACGGGAAGGCCAGCTCGCTGTCGCTCACGATCACGTCGGCGTACGAAGGGCCCCCGACGATGACCGGCGCGTAGAACTGCGACTGCGACACGTGATGGCCGGCGTGGACACCGGCTGCTTCCGCCAGAACGATGCCGGCAATGACGAGCCCCTGTCCTCCATCTCCGGCGAACCGCACCTCGGTGCGCATGGCCTCACCCCCTGGCCGCGGCGCCCGCCCGGTCGGCGAGCTTCGCTGCGGTGGCGGAATACATCTCGACGAACTCCGGCTTGTGCTGCTCGTGCAACACGCCGATCTCCCACTTCCCGCTGTCCGGGCCAACCCGCCCGGATGTCTCCGGCGTCACGCGTACGGTGTTCTCCTTGAAGTGCCGGAGCCACTGC
The Candidatus Rokuibacteriota bacterium genome window above contains:
- a CDS encoding DMT family transporter: MRSREPLARVYALILLTALLWGATAVAGKLVVRDIAPFTAGVLRYGLAGVLLVAIFRRQLPDPRSLARRDLVLLLWVGLLGTFLNHAFFFSALRFAPAAHGALIPSTASALSTNLVAARVGGDRLPSGFVVGMLLCVAGVALLVQPGRLAVGVGRATLLGDILFFLGGSCWGIYSYVSKVTMERLSNAATLTYGILIGTALLIPVALLEQPWPGLAAAGAQAWGGLGYLAVGATVLAFLWWNVGLRRVGAGRTAVFTNLVPLSGVLLSWLILGERLAPLQLLGGVLAVSGVVVCQGPEGRGHLRQAIGGLLARALPRRRGGGGARRPPTGAGT
- a CDS encoding acetate--CoA ligase family protein; its protein translation is MTGRSTRLRPLLDARSVAIVGASTNPEKVSGRPLRYLLRHGFGGRIYPINAAAAEVQGLPAYGDIGCLPEVPDLAVVCVPAAQVPRELDRCADAGIPAAVVLSSGFAETGAEGARLQAEIASIARCRGILLCGPNSVGVINVWQRLTASFSAHLEGDLLAGSIAFVSQSGAMGTTTFNRMQDEGLGFSFFVSSGNEASLEALDFIEAFLLDERTRVVAAYIEGVRDGRKVFKIGRLSRDLGKPVVVLKAGQTGSGRRAALSHTGAITGSHAVYRAAFRQAGIIAVGDIEEMVDACRLLSRGMSLPGARLAVITGSGGVSVLASDHFARAGLDIPLLSDETVAVLAGILPPFAACQNPVDVTGQLFASPDLLRAALATVANDASIDAIALVLSMLPPAVARRLAEDVVAFAPGSRKPLAIGWLGGSMVDGGREVIRAAGLPLYTTLPAMAAGLKILVQAGRPAPPVEDTRPVPPLSPLVRSALARGDLLTYREARAVLLHAGIPGPREAITDDPDGAVATAEEIGFPVAVKLLSPALSHKSDAGAVRIGLAGAAAVREAATDLLDVAKRRLHPGMVEGLLVQQMITGGTELLLGIARDPQFGGVLTFGLGGTLVEVVRDVAHRLPPLSRREAETMIGEIAAARVLDGVRGQCRRDREAVVETALRLSDLALAAGDLIEELDINPLIALEDGQGAVAIDVRVVGRKEAPDEG
- a CDS encoding ABC transporter substrate-binding protein, with the translated sequence MKRSSLIVVVVLLALVLAVEVSAQEKPRQGGILTTFINADPGRLDFQTESGGQLVWATAGVFSGLLQHDPDDPAKIVGDLAESWTVSPDAKTYTFRLRPNVKWHDGTPFSGEDVKVAFDRILKPTFRSPRCGAALKPIVDAVEIVSPTTVKFQLKFPAATFVSSMASTWCRVPARHILAKYGDLMRPEALVGTGPFKLKQYVRGNLFELERNPHYFLPGLPYLDGVKVFILKDASAQNTAVKTGRVMMAPVWPLMTKSQADEVKKARGEEAELNQVSINIIAVVQMNLSKAPFDNPDIRRAVNLVIDRQELVAKGLDGAAVPCAVLNPDLVGDYALPLDEVRRLPGCRQPKDADIAEATKLVAKHYPSGVDFNASVRVSGDYVDRAQLVLAQLRRIGLRGKLQSLESAVGWANYAKGEFELIATQDHGPETSNPADVFSLLFSPQGGRNYSKWSEPKATELIDQALREVDAEKRKKAYWNLQRHLLTLEAPPLVVVGWPQGWFYKDRRVRNHKYPASFYDDTTYTKVWIAQ
- a CDS encoding ABC transporter permease is translated as MRALLLSGHTTVRRTMAAAPAVLREPMAVASGVIVLGLVATAIFAPQLAPYPPNDTALASYRAPGSGALLGTDKLGRDILSRLIWGARITLYVGVISVGVSITLGTLWGIVTAYIGGFVDTLTQRCVDTLMALPPIVLALSIMAAVGQSTNNVILALGTLLAPTAIRTVRPIVLSMRETAFVEAARGIGCSRARIVCRHIVPNCLSIYIVLFTINMGYAVVVEASLSFLGVGIPLDEPSWGGMLAASMADAARAPWLLIFPAIAIFVAVLGLNLLGDTVRDLSDPRTRRERRHGP